Proteins encoded together in one Chitinophaga varians window:
- a CDS encoding polysaccharide deacetylase family protein produces the protein MRYLLFVILFLPFAGLAQRQVAITMDDAPVMALPEYYTAGQRKAVSEKLLQQINALRTPVSVFIVGDNCIAPDNQLLLKKWVDNPLITLGSHTLHHPNCADLSIDSFKMEVMINDYIIRAVAKDKPVPYFRFPYNAMGKDSMAQAERTGYLKEKGYTAVPFTIESNDYLFERYYQDALRAKDNRKAKAIGEAYIRYTLFSFDYFEKLAREIFGRDIPQVYLCHVNQLNADHYTALVKALQQRGYRCVSLQQAMQDNVYNTPLYDHSPYGFSWLFRWIPDAAIRKTHLRNSPESDKELAAFK, from the coding sequence ATGAGATATCTCTTATTTGTTATACTCTTTCTGCCATTCGCCGGGCTGGCCCAACGCCAGGTGGCTATCACCATGGACGACGCGCCCGTCATGGCTTTACCGGAATATTATACCGCCGGACAACGTAAAGCTGTCAGCGAAAAACTGCTTCAGCAAATCAACGCATTACGCACGCCGGTGAGCGTCTTCATCGTTGGCGACAATTGCATCGCCCCCGATAATCAGCTGCTGTTAAAGAAATGGGTCGACAACCCGCTGATAACGTTGGGCAGCCATACGCTGCATCATCCCAATTGTGCTGACTTGTCCATCGACAGTTTTAAAATGGAAGTGATGATAAATGATTACATCATCAGGGCCGTAGCGAAAGATAAACCGGTGCCATACTTTCGTTTCCCCTATAACGCGATGGGGAAGGACAGCATGGCACAGGCCGAAAGAACAGGCTATCTGAAAGAAAAAGGATATACGGCTGTCCCGTTTACGATAGAGAGCAATGACTACCTGTTTGAACGGTACTATCAGGACGCGTTAAGGGCAAAAGATAATCGCAAAGCGAAAGCCATAGGGGAAGCGTATATCCGTTACACGTTATTTTCGTTTGATTATTTCGAAAAACTGGCGCGGGAGATATTTGGTCGTGACATTCCACAGGTATACCTCTGTCATGTGAACCAGCTGAATGCCGACCATTACACTGCGTTGGTGAAAGCGCTGCAGCAGCGTGGCTATCGGTGTGTGTCCCTGCAGCAGGCGATGCAGGACAATGTCTACAATACGCCACTGTACGATCATAGCCCGTATGGCTTTTCCTGGCTGTTCCGCTGGATACCGGATGCGGCTATACGGAAAACACATCTGCGAAACAGCCCGGAGTCGGATAAAGAGCTGGCGGCGTTTAAGTGA